Within Sphingobium aromaticiconvertens, the genomic segment ACTGAAGGGCCGGAGATCGAGGGTATCATTTCCGCGCGCAGCGGCGACAGGATGCAGGTCACGGCCGCCGACGGCACCAAAACAATTATTGCCATCGACGATGCCACCCGGATCAGTGCCAGCAAGGGTTTTTTCGGCCTCAATCGCAACAAGCTGGCCGCAGCCTCGCTGCTCAACGGCGTGCCAGTTACCGTCAAGACGTTGCAATCAGGTGGGGGCCTGGTGGCGAGCCAGATCAAACTTAAGAACAAGGACCTCAAGACTGCATCAATGATCCAGGAAGGCACTGACCAGCGCTTTTCTGAACAGACTGCCGCAACAGAAGCTCTACGGGGTCGCATGGGCGATATCGACCAGTATAATGTCAAAAGCACGACGAACGTGAATTTCGACACTGGCAAGTCGGTATTGTCTGCTCAGGGGAAAGCCGATCTCTGCGCCGCGGCAACTGCAGCGCAGGGGATGGATAACGCCCTGCTGCTTGTTGTGGGGTACACCGATTCTACAGGAGGCCCCGACTTCAATCAGGAGCTCAGCGAAAAGCGGGCCGGTCGCGTCGTCAATTATCTTCAGCAGGCCTGCGGCTGGAAACCCTATCGCATGCTCACCCCCACCGGGATGTCTGAAGCAGACCCGTTGGCGGACAACAGCACGGTCGAAGGCAAGGCACAAAACCGCCGCGTTGCGGTGAATGTCCTGGTCAGCAAGGGCCTCGACGGCCTGTGAGACGTGCGGGGCGGGCCTTACCCGCCCCGGGTTTCGGTTCGGAAGCGCCAGTTCGGTCGTGACCAAACTCAAACTCGGAGGCATTGACGCACGCATGAAGTTGGGTGGACACAATCCGGCTGCACACTGGCTATTCTTTTGTTCCTTGGACATCGCCAGCCCGATATGACGCCACTGCCTGCACCCAGAGTTTGACTTTGCCAGAGCCTCGCGCCCAGCTTCGGGGTGAGAGGAGAAGGGCGAAATGGCATCAAACCCAATCCAACCGCTGGCTGGACAGGCGGCGCTGATAACAGGCGGCGGCGGTGGCATTGGTCGCGCCATTGCGCTCGCGCTGGCAGGCGCCGGGGTCGACATCGCGATTGCCGATATCGTGCCCGAACGTTGCGAGGAAGCGGTGGCACGCGTGCGCGCACTGGGACGGCAGGCGCTTTCCTGTCCCACCGACGTGACCGACACCGATCAAATCGACGCTGCGATCAAGGCGGCAGATGCAGCATTCGGTCGGATCGACATCCTCGTCAACAATGCGGGTGGCGTATCCCGCCGCACATTTTCCGAACAGTCGGAACGATCCTGGCGCAAGCATATCGACCTCAATCTCGTCAGCATGCTCGCCGCGACATCTGCTGCTATCCCGATCATGGTACGCGGCGCACGCGGCGGCGCGATCATCAACGTTACCAGTATCGAGGCATCGCGCGCCGCGCCAGGCTATGCGGTCTATGCCGCGTGCAAGGCGGGAATGAACAATTTCACGCGCACCATGGCGCTGGAGCTGGCCGATGACGGCATCCGCGTGAACGCGATCGCGCCCGATTTTACGACCACGCCTGGCCTGTGCGGCAACATCAGCGGTCCTGTCGACAAGAGCAAATGGATGCAGCCCACACCCGAGCAGGAGAATGCCATTGCCCGCCGCATCCCGCTGGGACGGGCCGGGCTTGCGGAAGAATGCGGACAAGCCGCACTGTTCCTGGCATCGCCCACCAGCAGCTATGTCACCGGCATTGTCCTGCCCGTTGACGGCGGCAGTTGGGCATCGAGCGGATGGGTCCGCGACCGTCAGGGCAAATGGGTCCTCAACGAAATCTGAGACAGGAATGAAACCGTTGCTCCAATTCAACATCCCCCTGCCGTTTGACCATCTCGCCGCCGATGAGGAATTTCTGACGATGGAGGCGGTGCGTGATGTAGGCACCGCGATTGAACGCGCGGGCTTTTCGGCCTGCCTCGTCACCGATCATCCCTGTCCTACCGGACGGTGGCTTGATGCGGGTGGGCACCATGCACATGATCCGTTCGTGATGCTGTCGCTGGTCGCGGCGGTGACGACGCGCATCCGCTTGCAAACTGGCATCCTCGTCTTGCCCTATCGCAATCCTTTCATCGTCGCGCGTTCGATCGCCTCGCTCGACCGCTTCTCGGGCGGGCGCGTGACGATCGGCATGGGGGCAGGCTATCTGAAGGGCGAGTATCGCGCGCTTGGCGTCGATTTCGAGCAGCGCAACGAATTGATGGACGAGTATCTGAAGGCGCTGAAGCTCGCCCTGTCGGGCGAGGAGTTCACCTTTGAAGGCCACGGCTATCAAGCGTTCGGCAACCGCATTCAACCTGGCCCGGTGCAGAGGCCCCATCCGCCACTGCTCGTCGGCGGCAATGCAAGGCGTGCCATCCGCCGCGCGGTGGAACTTGGCGACGGCTGGTATCCTTTTTTCACCGTCGGCGGAGTTTCCACTGCTACAACGCGAACGGCGGACATCACCAATGAGCAAGACCTTGCCGAAGCGCTCACCTATATGCACGCCCATTGTGAGGTGGTGGGCCGTGAGACGCTCCCCATTGTCGCGATCGGCAGCATCGTGAAACCTGGCGAAAGCTGGACCCCGCAGATGATCGTCGACCGCGCCGGGCAGTTCGCCGAAATGGGGGTGATCGCGGCGGGCATGAACATTGAAGGCCGCACATGTGCAGAATGGTGCGACAATGCGGAGCGTTTTGGCCAGGATGTTATCGCGAAGCTAGGGGGCGCTGCCTAAACTGATACTGGCGCCCGCGCCAATTCCCACAGATCTGCTGGACAATTGCATCCTGATCGAACCCGTCAACGGTGGCGCGGATGTCATGCCCGACCGGATCATCGCACTGCTTCAGCGGGCGCTTGGGCCTGGCGCCGAATGGCAGTTTTCGAAATATCCCGATTGGCCTCTGAGCGGCAAGAACATGCGGCGTCACCCTCGTCGACCGATCAGGTCAAGCTCAGCATGGCCTCGACCGCGGGGTAGATGCCGCGTTCTATAAGCGCCTGGCGAGTGCCGGCGGGGCGCCAGCCGAGAGCAGCGACACTCTGCGTTGCGTCATAGGTAGCGCGATGGGAGCGGCATCGCCAGTCGTGAAGGCTGGACAGATGGCGATTGGGGTGGCGGATCGCGGTCTTGACTATTCCGCGCGCGAGGTCGGCCAGCCAGTATCGCCAGATAGAGCGCGGCGCGGCACATATCCTGCCGTCCGAACGTGCCTGCATCGCCGCAACATAGTCGCGCGCGGAAAGAAGTGGCGTGTCGGTGATGAGGAAGCTGCGCTCCTCGATGGCAGGTACATCGAGTGCCCGGACGAGCGCATCAGCGGCGTCCTCGACAAGCACGAAGGGAAGCTTGTGCCTGCCGTCACCCCAGTAAGTCAGCCGGTTCCACGCCGTGAATCGACCGACGCCATAATGGATCGGGGAGCTGCCCGCGCCGATTACAATGCCAAGACGCAGGATGACGAGCGGCAGACCTTGCTCGCGGGCCATCGCCAGGAGCAGGCGTTCGCAGGCCGCCTTTGATCGAGCGTAATGATTGCGGCGATCAATGCGCGGGTCGAGCGCCGTCGATCCGTCAATGCGATCGACCGCCCTGGCTGATGCGTAGGAATCGATCGATCCGACATAGATGAACCGGCGCACGCCCCGGCGTAACGCCGCTTCCGCCACTTGTCTTGCCGGCTGAACATCGTTGTCGAGATATTCCTGCCAGCTCCGGCCCTCACCCTTGGCGAGGTGATAGACCGCCTCGACTCCGTCGAGCGCAGCATCCAGCGTTGCTGGATCGCGATAGTTTCCCTCAACCAGCTCGACCCGTTCGCAGCGTAGCGCAGGTTGCGCGGCTTGCGGATTGCGGGTCAGCACACGTGTTGCGTGTCCGCCTTCGGCAAGTCGCGCAACAAGATGTTGACCGACGAAGCCGGTACCACCAATCACAAGAACGCGTCGCGTCTCTGCCGTGAGGGCGGTAGCGCCTTGAGCGCACGCCTCTCCGTTGTTTTGAATCAGCGGCGAAGGCATGGCGGTGGCGCTCTCCTGAAGTGCAAAACTGCGTAAGGCCAGTCCAGCCCGCAGGACCGATCCGTTGAGAATAATACCCTCGCCCGGTCACGGAAGTATGAGAAATCGGGACCGGAATCTCCGGGTTGCTTGCGGAACCAGAGCGTAGCAGATGATTAAGTGAACGGTTCGAGGCTTCCGTGGATGTCGGGGGACGAGTCGCTTGCCGAATGCTGGGCCAAGCCGCGGCATCGTCAAGGATCATCTTATCGAAGGAGCCGGCATGTGGAAGACCCTTTCTCAGAGCTTCTTGAACCGCCTCGGCGACAAGCCGGCACAATTTGCCTTCAACCTGTCGAACATGTCGCTGATCCGGCGTCGGCTAGGGCGGGGCTATAGTGAAGCGCTCGACATGCATCGCCCTTCACTGCCCAGATTGGACGGGATCGATCGGGAAATCGTGGAACGGCTGGAACGCGATGGCTTGTTCGTCACCACGCTGGACGCGCTTGGTCTGTCAGGCTCAGCGGAGATGCTTCGTGCGGGACAAAAGGTGGCGGACGATTGCGCCGAGATCGCCCGGCGCGACGCGCGCGCCGGGCGCGAGTTCATTTGTGCGCCGGCCTTGGCCACGATCGATAACCCGGAGATATTCCACTGGGGCCTCAACGAACGGCTGCTCGACATCGCCGAGGCCTATATCGGCCTGCCGGTCGCCTATGACGGTATGGCGCTCATCTATACCGTGGCGGACGGAAACGAGCTTGGTACGCGCAAATGGCATCGCGATCGCGAGGATCGCAAGATGATCAAGATCGGGGTCTATTGCAACGACGTGACTGACCGTGGTGGCCCGTTCGAGTTGATCCGCAGGATCGACAGCTCGCAGGGTGTCGGCGACCGCTATGCCTTTGAACTCGGCACCCAGGAGGTGCTGAGAAAGCGCCTCGGCGCCGACTATTCCCGCGACATCGCCAGTTGCACCGGCCCTGCTGGAACGGTTCTGTTCGCCGACACGGCGCGTTTCTTTCACCGTGGTGCGCCGGCGCACGACAAGGACCGCGCAGCGCTATTCTACAGCTATTTCGCCAATCGCACGCGGCATCCTTATTTCTGCGAGCGATCGGGATTGACACGGCGCGAGATCGCGGACTTGACTCAGGGCATGTCGCCGCGCCAGCGCGCGAGCGCGCTCTGGCAAGAGGCGCTGCCCGCCTGGCTGAAACTGATCCCTCCGGCCCCGATCTGAACCGCCCCTCTAGAGCATTTTCCAGGCAGATGACATCATCTGCTGACTCGGAAAATGCGGAAAACAAAAGATAAAGAGAGCATGATCCGATTCAGTCTGATCGGATCATGCTCTCTAATCTCCAGGCCGAGGCGGCGGCGATGATATTTGCTTGAAGAACTGGATGAGCGCGCAATGTCGAATATGCAATATGAGAGCGGCAATCGCGATGCCGCACGGGATGTTGGCATAGTGGTGATCGGGCGCAACGAAGGTGACAGGCTTCGCCTGTGCCTGGAGTCGGCGATACGAGTCATTGACCGCGTCATCTACGTGGACTCCGGTTCGAAGGACGGCAGCGCCGCCCTGGCGCATACTCTTGGCATCGAAGTGATCGAACTCGATGCCACCTTGCCATTCACCGCCGCGCGCGGCCGCAATGCCGGTTTCGCGCGCATGCGGGCGCTTTGGCCGGATACGCAGTTTGTGCAGTTCATCGACGGCGACTGTGAGCTCGATCCTCGCTGGATCGACGCGGCACTCGCAGGGATTGAAAGCGACGCGCATATCGCTGTGGTCTTTGGCCGTCGGCGTGAACGCTATCCCCACCAGACGGTCTTCAACCACGTCTGCGACATTGAGTGGGATGGGCTGGCCGGCCCCACGGAAAGCTGCGGCGGGGACGCGCTTGTCAGGGTCGAGGCCATGTTGGCGGTCGGCGGCTATGACGCAGGCCTGATCGCTGCCGAGGACAATGATCTGTGCCACCGGATGCGCCGCTGCGGCTGGGAGATCGTCCGCTTGCCCGATGAGATGACGCTGCACGATGTGGCGATGACGACATGGTGGCAATGGTGGCAGAGAAACCGCCGGAGCGGCCATGCCGGAGCGGAGGCGTGGCATCGCCGT encodes:
- a CDS encoding OmpA family protein; this encodes MNIISKSPKYLLMLALLSGASSGSLAAQTQDPPAADVSATAYLPPSEKTEGPEIEGIISARSGDRMQVTAADGTKTIIAIDDATRISASKGFFGLNRNKLAAASLLNGVPVTVKTLQSGGGLVASQIKLKNKDLKTASMIQEGTDQRFSEQTAATEALRGRMGDIDQYNVKSTTNVNFDTGKSVLSAQGKADLCAAATAAQGMDNALLLVVGYTDSTGGPDFNQELSEKRAGRVVNYLQQACGWKPYRMLTPTGMSEADPLADNSTVEGKAQNRRVAVNVLVSKGLDGL
- a CDS encoding SDR family oxidoreductase, with protein sequence MASNPIQPLAGQAALITGGGGGIGRAIALALAGAGVDIAIADIVPERCEEAVARVRALGRQALSCPTDVTDTDQIDAAIKAADAAFGRIDILVNNAGGVSRRTFSEQSERSWRKHIDLNLVSMLAATSAAIPIMVRGARGGAIINVTSIEASRAAPGYAVYAACKAGMNNFTRTMALELADDGIRVNAIAPDFTTTPGLCGNISGPVDKSKWMQPTPEQENAIARRIPLGRAGLAEECGQAALFLASPTSSYVTGIVLPVDGGSWASSGWVRDRQGKWVLNEI
- a CDS encoding LLM class F420-dependent oxidoreductase, with the translated sequence MKPLLQFNIPLPFDHLAADEEFLTMEAVRDVGTAIERAGFSACLVTDHPCPTGRWLDAGGHHAHDPFVMLSLVAAVTTRIRLQTGILVLPYRNPFIVARSIASLDRFSGGRVTIGMGAGYLKGEYRALGVDFEQRNELMDEYLKALKLALSGEEFTFEGHGYQAFGNRIQPGPVQRPHPPLLVGGNARRAIRRAVELGDGWYPFFTVGGVSTATTRTADITNEQDLAEALTYMHAHCEVVGRETLPIVAIGSIVKPGESWTPQMIVDRAGQFAEMGVIAAGMNIEGRTCAEWCDNAERFGQDVIAKLGGAA
- a CDS encoding NAD(P)-dependent oxidoreductase, which produces MPSPLIQNNGEACAQGATALTAETRRVLVIGGTGFVGQHLVARLAEGGHATRVLTRNPQAAQPALRCERVELVEGNYRDPATLDAALDGVEAVYHLAKGEGRSWQEYLDNDVQPARQVAEAALRRGVRRFIYVGSIDSYASARAVDRIDGSTALDPRIDRRNHYARSKAACERLLLAMAREQGLPLVILRLGIVIGAGSSPIHYGVGRFTAWNRLTYWGDGRHKLPFVLVEDAADALVRALDVPAIEERSFLITDTPLLSARDYVAAMQARSDGRICAAPRSIWRYWLADLARGIVKTAIRHPNRHLSSLHDWRCRSHRATYDATQSVAALGWRPAGTRQALIERGIYPAVEAMLSLT
- a CDS encoding glycosyltransferase family 2 protein, yielding MVIGRNEGDRLRLCLESAIRVIDRVIYVDSGSKDGSAALAHTLGIEVIELDATLPFTAARGRNAGFARMRALWPDTQFVQFIDGDCELDPRWIDAALAGIESDAHIAVVFGRRRERYPHQTVFNHVCDIEWDGLAGPTESCGGDALVRVEAMLAVGGYDAGLIAAEDNDLCHRMRRCGWEIVRLPDEMTLHDVAMTTWWQWWQRNRRSGHAGAEAWHRRGAEDPRLIKPVLSNLFWGLPPFWCFWPVLWWRVYRRSDAIYATHIVLGKVPHCFGQIGFWWTSLRERKTLLIEYK